Proteins co-encoded in one Crateriforma spongiae genomic window:
- a CDS encoding glycosyltransferase — translation MELTEQSQTESRKSSSYRRGHFVGSESSQDGASQSQRTLSVAVYLADQNPHRDRSLGITSMTQSVMQQFASREDLKVRQIISRSSHRQSEPQFVTDRIPLRTDTTLGRLTVDRLHRWWCRPQVDLWYYPKGYLSAWGGGGVPNVGTMHDTIVQHYADHYPESRSRRAFQFWINQTKRSLASLDCVLTVSQNASEQLYRFAERYRIKMPPVRVTYEGSHWENCLNHWFDKQDYVVHMASRAPHKKTTSLLRCWQQIQSTGRDLPTLRLVGHLDEEAQALMAKLHAVELSGPMPIGQLQMTVGRARALLLSSEIEGFGLPALESYYAGTPVCFSRGTATEEVLAGDPARGGFELEHPDSLEQSLHWAFGLSEDDVRVSAQQMYQRFNCAKIADGIVDAFEQTVRGDLR, via the coding sequence ATGGAACTGACGGAACAATCACAAACCGAATCACGAAAGTCCTCGTCTTATCGGCGTGGGCATTTCGTGGGTTCGGAATCTTCGCAGGATGGGGCATCGCAATCGCAGCGAACACTGTCGGTGGCGGTGTATTTGGCGGACCAGAATCCGCACCGCGATCGCAGTTTGGGCATCACGTCGATGACCCAGTCGGTGATGCAACAGTTTGCATCGCGTGAAGATCTGAAAGTCCGTCAAATCATCAGCCGCAGTTCCCACCGACAATCTGAACCGCAGTTCGTGACCGACAGGATTCCACTGCGGACCGACACTACGTTGGGCCGGTTGACGGTGGATCGGTTGCATCGGTGGTGGTGTCGACCGCAAGTCGATTTGTGGTATTACCCCAAGGGTTATCTTTCGGCATGGGGCGGCGGCGGTGTTCCCAACGTCGGAACGATGCATGACACGATCGTCCAACACTATGCGGACCACTATCCCGAAAGCCGCAGCCGACGGGCGTTTCAGTTTTGGATCAACCAAACCAAACGCAGTTTGGCTTCACTGGACTGTGTGTTGACGGTTTCACAAAACGCTTCGGAGCAGCTGTACCGGTTTGCCGAGCGGTACCGAATCAAAATGCCTCCGGTTCGTGTGACGTACGAAGGCAGTCATTGGGAAAACTGTTTGAACCACTGGTTCGATAAGCAGGACTATGTCGTTCACATGGCGTCGCGTGCCCCGCACAAAAAAACCACGTCACTGTTGCGATGTTGGCAACAGATCCAATCGACCGGACGCGATTTACCGACCCTGCGTTTGGTCGGCCATTTGGATGAAGAAGCACAGGCGTTGATGGCGAAATTGCACGCGGTGGAACTGTCGGGACCGATGCCGATCGGGCAGTTGCAGATGACCGTCGGCAGGGCTCGTGCGTTGCTGTTGTCCAGTGAAATCGAAGGTTTCGGATTGCCCGCCTTGGAAAGCTATTACGCGGGAACACCGGTCTGTTTCAGTCGGGGCACGGCGACGGAAGAAGTCTTGGCGGGGGATCCGGCCCGGGGCGGTTTTGAACTGGAACATCCCGATTCGCTGGAACAATCGCTGCACTGGGCGTTCGGCTTATCCGAGGACGACGTTCGTGTTTCAGCCCAGCAAATGTATCAACGTTTCAACTGTGCCAAGATCGCTGACGGGATCGTGGATGCCTTTGAACAGACCGTTCGTGGCGACCTTCGCTAA
- a CDS encoding glycosyltransferase family 4 protein, whose product MRLAEQNVVFLVNFVAPNHLAVLRELASRVRRLTVLSSVAMEANRQWDSQWDDLNVIVQRTRTITRTAKHPGGYQEPNYIHIPLDTASQLKQLSPDAVVSLEMGARSWLAQRYCRRQPECVHVLSVYASQRSEAGRGRLRQRVRRHLLRRADWVTFNGPSCRRLLLSLGADAQRMSPWDYAADPRKAYRGPVQSDVGRTGDASLQVLTVGQLSQRKGVDVALRQLIRCCRDSGGRSVCWNLVGDGPLREQIAGAELPGNLRIRLHGHCEPDQLSKHYAANDLLLFPTLGDEWGLVVDEALASALPVVGSRHSQAVETLIENGENGWIYDPDEEHALAAVFNQVERVDESKWKQLRSSARQSVAHRTPEASACQLGEAIQNARRVVGLNNSIGSDSHQADGRFGPVSSEC is encoded by the coding sequence ATGCGGTTGGCGGAACAGAACGTCGTATTTTTGGTGAATTTCGTTGCGCCCAATCACTTGGCGGTGTTGCGGGAATTGGCCAGCCGTGTCCGGCGTTTGACCGTATTGTCATCGGTCGCCATGGAAGCCAACCGACAGTGGGATTCCCAGTGGGACGACCTGAACGTCATCGTCCAACGGACCCGCACCATCACGCGAACAGCCAAGCATCCCGGCGGGTACCAGGAACCAAACTACATTCACATTCCGTTGGATACCGCGTCGCAGTTGAAGCAGCTTTCACCCGATGCCGTGGTTTCCTTGGAAATGGGCGCTCGGTCTTGGCTGGCCCAGCGTTATTGTCGTCGCCAGCCCGAGTGTGTGCACGTGCTAAGCGTTTATGCGTCGCAGCGAAGTGAAGCCGGGCGTGGGCGGTTGCGTCAGCGGGTTCGGCGGCATCTGCTGCGTCGGGCCGATTGGGTGACGTTCAACGGTCCCAGTTGTCGACGCTTGCTGTTGTCGCTGGGCGCCGATGCCCAACGAATGTCGCCTTGGGATTACGCCGCCGATCCGCGGAAAGCCTATCGCGGCCCTGTCCAATCGGATGTTGGTCGCACCGGCGATGCATCGCTGCAGGTGCTGACGGTCGGGCAATTAAGCCAGCGAAAAGGCGTCGACGTCGCGCTTCGTCAGTTGATCCGGTGTTGCCGAGATTCCGGCGGTCGGTCGGTGTGTTGGAATCTGGTCGGCGATGGCCCGTTGCGGGAACAGATCGCGGGGGCCGAATTACCCGGCAATCTGCGGATCCGGCTTCATGGTCATTGCGAACCCGATCAATTGTCAAAACACTACGCTGCCAACGATCTGTTGCTGTTTCCAACGCTGGGCGATGAATGGGGACTGGTCGTCGATGAGGCTTTGGCGTCCGCGTTGCCCGTGGTCGGCAGTCGTCATAGCCAAGCGGTTGAGACGCTGATAGAAAACGGTGAAAACGGCTGGATCTATGATCCGGACGAGGAACACGCCCTGGCTGCGGTGTTCAATCAGGTTGAACGAGTCGACGAGTCCAAATGGAAACAGTTGCGGTCGTCGGCCCGGCAATCGGTGGCTCACCGGACCCCGGAAGCTTCCGCATGTCAACTTGGCGAAGCCATCCAAAATGCTCGGCGTGTTGTCGGGCTGAACAATTCGATCGGTTCCGACAGTCATCAGGCGGATGGTCGGTTCGGGCCGGTGTCGTCTGAATGCTGA
- a CDS encoding GumC family protein, translating to MSGLIDRCVVVRRNQAYDQFAPLGLRDLIAACFRYWPSILALTFLIFAMSIVVILLLPAKFDSQGQLLVRLGRGSVALDPTTSLTPTVSLQESRASQVNSVREMLRSRALAERVVHEIGAQRIMEPHSRLSRWIHSVMESVAASLPKSPPSGDGEMTEQQVAAQLEMEQACKTLESMLDVYSAPDVYTVNLGVRSESPFLSRDVLNAVMQQYQAYHVEAHQSDGSVEFFDQESKQAFALAADAKKRLAETKTEMGVVEIEAAKSSLVGLISQVDRDLLSTESEIASVRSELEQLDQEIAVLPAEIESETISGIPKATGDSMRQTLYGLEVEYKELTSKLKSNHPKLRALKEQLDSATEIAASEVGERPQTRVALNPIRQQLELTKRTTTSRLSGLQSKKKTLLESKQQLKQQLATLNEDEAALAKLSWEASLAEADYMRAAENRDRARRVAELDREKVSEISIIQPATLSLKKASPSRGVLVVLAAMMSMGLAVGQAVLRGLFDVSGEVDSNNAVGRGDSSGRRDVAIEEHLDDSIHEPMRDGTEVHDRTGDIVNAESKDDQVVGLPR from the coding sequence ATGTCTGGACTTATCGACAGGTGTGTGGTGGTGCGACGAAACCAAGCTTACGACCAATTTGCTCCGCTGGGCTTACGAGACCTCATCGCGGCATGCTTTCGGTATTGGCCGTCGATTCTGGCTTTGACATTCTTGATTTTCGCGATGTCGATCGTGGTGATCTTGTTGTTGCCCGCCAAGTTTGATTCTCAGGGCCAACTGTTGGTTCGTCTGGGACGGGGATCGGTCGCGTTGGACCCGACCACTTCGTTGACCCCGACGGTGTCGCTTCAGGAATCACGTGCCAGCCAAGTGAATTCGGTTCGCGAAATGCTTCGCAGCCGTGCGTTGGCCGAACGCGTGGTTCACGAAATCGGCGCCCAGCGGATCATGGAGCCGCACAGTCGGTTAAGCCGATGGATTCATTCAGTGATGGAATCCGTTGCCGCTTCATTGCCCAAGTCGCCGCCATCGGGCGACGGCGAAATGACCGAGCAACAGGTTGCCGCCCAACTGGAAATGGAACAGGCGTGCAAGACGTTGGAATCGATGTTGGATGTCTATTCGGCGCCTGACGTCTACACGGTCAACTTGGGCGTACGCAGTGAATCACCGTTCTTGTCGCGCGACGTTTTGAATGCCGTGATGCAACAGTATCAGGCCTATCACGTTGAAGCCCACCAATCCGACGGTTCGGTGGAGTTCTTTGACCAGGAATCCAAGCAAGCCTTTGCGTTGGCGGCTGATGCCAAAAAGCGTTTGGCCGAAACGAAGACCGAGATGGGCGTGGTGGAGATCGAAGCTGCCAAGTCGTCACTGGTCGGGTTGATCAGCCAAGTGGATCGCGACCTGTTGTCGACCGAAAGTGAAATCGCCAGCGTGCGATCCGAATTGGAACAATTGGATCAAGAGATCGCGGTTCTGCCTGCCGAAATCGAATCAGAAACCATCAGCGGGATCCCAAAGGCGACCGGCGATTCGATGCGACAGACGCTGTACGGTTTGGAGGTCGAATACAAAGAGTTGACTTCGAAACTGAAATCAAACCATCCGAAGTTGCGAGCGCTGAAAGAACAATTGGACTCGGCCACCGAGATCGCCGCGTCCGAGGTCGGGGAACGGCCGCAAACACGTGTCGCTTTGAATCCGATCCGCCAGCAATTGGAACTGACCAAGCGGACGACGACATCGCGTTTGTCGGGCTTGCAATCCAAGAAGAAGACGTTGTTGGAGTCCAAGCAACAACTGAAACAGCAATTGGCAACGTTGAATGAGGATGAAGCGGCTTTGGCCAAGCTTTCTTGGGAAGCCTCATTGGCCGAAGCCGACTACATGCGCGCCGCCGAAAACCGTGATCGGGCCCGCCGTGTTGCCGAGCTGGATCGTGAAAAGGTCAGCGAGATCAGCATCATCCAACCCGCAACACTTTCGCTGAAGAAAGCTTCACCGTCGCGTGGCGTGTTGGTCGTTCTGGCTGCGATGATGTCGATGGGACTGGCTGTTGGTCAGGCGGTTCTGCGAGGCCTGTTTGATGTTTCGGGTGAAGTTGATTCGAACAACGCGGTGGGACGTGGCGATTCATCGGGCCGGCGGGATGTGGCGATCGAAGAACACTTGGACGATTCGATTCACGAACCAATGCGTGACGGTACCGAGGTTCATGACAGGACCGGGGATATTGTGAACGCCGAATCCAAGGATGACCAAGTGGTCGGATTGCCACGGTAG
- a CDS encoding NYN domain-containing protein: MAKSLKLLIDGYNIIAPVAPPGRGSTEAWLHHERMGLLNRLVQFLPAKIARRCCVVFDARQPPTGRPDRFEHQGIDVRFAVDHDEADDLIEQLIASHHSPKGLAVVSSDRRIQTAARRKGATVFESQTWFDRLLDGRVGLAKTGQDQNDHSGPGRASELSSKPDETDLDEDEVQRWMRDFGVDPH; the protein is encoded by the coding sequence ATGGCCAAATCGCTCAAGCTTCTGATCGACGGATACAACATCATCGCGCCGGTAGCCCCGCCCGGACGCGGTTCGACGGAGGCATGGTTGCACCACGAACGCATGGGGTTGTTGAATCGTCTGGTGCAATTCTTGCCGGCGAAAATCGCGCGGCGTTGTTGCGTGGTGTTTGACGCTCGCCAGCCGCCGACCGGCCGACCGGACCGGTTTGAACATCAAGGGATTGATGTGCGTTTTGCTGTGGATCATGACGAAGCGGACGATCTGATTGAACAGTTGATCGCTTCGCACCATTCCCCCAAGGGCTTGGCCGTCGTGTCATCGGACCGGCGGATTCAGACCGCTGCTCGGCGAAAGGGGGCGACCGTTTTCGAATCGCAGACATGGTTTGATCGACTGTTGGATGGGCGTGTCGGGCTGGCCAAAACAGGGCAGGATCAAAACGATCACAGCGGACCAGGCCGAGCCTCGGAATTATCGTCAAAACCGGACGAAACGGACTTGGATGAAGACGAGGTTCAGCGATGGATGCGTGATTTCGGAGTCGATCCACACTAA
- a CDS encoding lipopolysaccharide biosynthesis protein: MTTDTTLSNPADLPVDPPPERPGKIRAAWDQVRQRSTFVWTVGFAFAVVALQLGQGILLARLLGPEGRGQYATCVLYVQMLLYVGLFGGLEVICRYAADAGNEQDPASQNPLRRAALRLGMTTGIATMAVVVLLNVVGLPEEKRFLMPLALICSLSMIGQHVMLIMTAVDRGSGDFRAYNWRRFMSAAAFPGLLLAAFLTFGVDLRVACWMFVAASALSMVVCVVGVPQPLRGASSPPVRSLVRESRPYGVSMLATDLFERLDLLLVMWLTSLVTQGYYAAMVPVVYPLTVIPNTLGLFLFNAGADSNRRLKTADVHRILGSSLAVQAATLVPFLILIGPLVRLVYGEEFSPAIQFAWWLAPVSALKGILQGLDSYVKGRGRPLASILCRVVAAVAMVALTLILIDQWGAVAIAFSALVGQIICLVWISAIVYADVRRQHPASVA; encoded by the coding sequence ATGACCACCGATACGACCCTTTCGAACCCCGCCGATTTGCCCGTGGATCCGCCGCCGGAACGTCCGGGGAAGATCCGCGCCGCTTGGGATCAGGTCCGTCAACGCAGCACGTTCGTATGGACGGTGGGGTTTGCGTTTGCGGTCGTCGCACTCCAGCTGGGCCAGGGCATCTTGCTGGCGCGGTTGTTGGGGCCTGAGGGACGAGGCCAATACGCGACCTGCGTCTTGTATGTGCAGATGTTGCTGTACGTCGGACTGTTCGGTGGTCTGGAAGTGATCTGTCGTTACGCTGCCGATGCGGGCAACGAGCAAGACCCGGCAAGTCAAAACCCTTTGCGGCGGGCGGCGCTGCGATTGGGCATGACCACGGGAATCGCCACGATGGCGGTCGTCGTGTTATTGAACGTGGTCGGTTTGCCGGAAGAGAAGCGGTTCTTGATGCCGCTGGCATTGATCTGTTCGCTCAGCATGATCGGCCAGCATGTGATGTTGATCATGACCGCGGTCGATCGTGGTTCGGGCGATTTTCGTGCCTACAACTGGCGACGTTTCATGTCGGCGGCCGCATTTCCTGGGTTGTTGCTGGCTGCGTTTTTGACGTTCGGCGTTGATTTGCGTGTCGCGTGCTGGATGTTCGTCGCTGCATCAGCGTTGTCGATGGTGGTGTGTGTCGTTGGGGTGCCCCAGCCGCTGCGTGGCGCGTCGTCGCCGCCGGTGCGATCGCTGGTTCGTGAAAGCCGGCCTTACGGGGTTTCGATGTTGGCGACGGATCTGTTTGAACGGTTGGATTTGTTGTTGGTGATGTGGCTGACGTCATTGGTGACGCAGGGGTACTACGCCGCGATGGTGCCGGTGGTGTATCCGCTGACCGTGATCCCAAACACGTTGGGGCTGTTTTTGTTCAACGCCGGGGCAGATTCGAATCGCCGTCTGAAAACGGCCGACGTCCATCGGATTCTGGGCAGTTCGCTTGCCGTGCAGGCCGCGACGCTGGTGCCGTTTCTGATCCTGATCGGACCGTTGGTACGGCTGGTCTATGGCGAGGAGTTTTCACCCGCGATTCAGTTCGCATGGTGGTTAGCACCGGTGTCCGCACTGAAAGGAATCCTGCAGGGGCTGGACAGTTACGTTAAAGGACGTGGACGTCCGCTGGCATCCATTCTGTGTCGTGTCGTTGCGGCCGTCGCCATGGTCGCACTGACGCTGATCTTGATCGATCAATGGGGCGCCGTTGCGATCGCGTTTTCCGCGTTGGTGGGACAGATCATCTGTTTGGTTTGGATCTCGGCGATCGTTTATGCCGATGTCCGCCGTCAGCATCCCGCGTCGGTCGCCTAA
- a CDS encoding FHA domain-containing protein, which translates to MFVQLILAQGSRAGLTADIHHGYYMIGRHAECQIRPKSKSVSRRHCLIHHGAESVRVLDLNSTSGTRLNNEKLPPLQWTQLSDGDQLRCGKVAFDLAVAATTPANGTPAAGTTTDHDAGDGSVETPTMIRGEAWQEFDIAAFLEKQDDADRERRYENIRSRVAAGEEAAADDGDERSLDIDSVDVDWDESDSMDVSIGQSDTAVKEPSGRPSTASRSPDRKPSESPFAGSKKARATRANTDWIETAKMVGAIVLAILVVALVIYQIVQFQSPPDLQVIEGID; encoded by the coding sequence ATGTTCGTGCAACTGATTCTGGCACAGGGTAGCCGGGCCGGTCTGACTGCAGACATTCATCACGGCTACTACATGATCGGCCGTCATGCGGAGTGCCAGATTCGGCCGAAAAGCAAATCGGTCAGCCGACGGCACTGCTTGATTCATCATGGTGCCGAAAGCGTCCGCGTGCTGGATCTGAACAGCACCAGTGGGACTCGGCTGAACAACGAGAAATTGCCGCCTCTGCAGTGGACCCAGCTGAGCGACGGGGATCAGCTGCGTTGCGGCAAGGTCGCTTTCGATCTGGCCGTGGCCGCCACCACGCCCGCAAACGGAACACCCGCGGCCGGAACGACGACGGATCACGACGCCGGGGACGGATCCGTCGAAACGCCCACGATGATTCGAGGCGAAGCGTGGCAAGAGTTTGACATCGCCGCGTTCCTGGAAAAACAGGACGATGCGGATCGAGAAAGGCGATACGAAAACATTCGAAGTCGTGTTGCGGCTGGCGAAGAAGCGGCGGCCGATGACGGCGACGAACGATCCTTGGACATCGATTCGGTCGACGTCGATTGGGACGAATCGGATTCGATGGATGTGTCGATCGGTCAAAGCGATACGGCGGTGAAAGAACCGTCGGGACGCCCGTCCACAGCGTCGCGTTCGCCCGACCGAAAGCCATCGGAATCGCCGTTCGCGGGGTCAAAGAAAGCTCGGGCGACCAGGGCAAACACCGATTGGATTGAAACGGCCAAGATGGTCGGCGCCATCGTTTTGGCCATACTGGTCGTGGCATTGGTGATCTATCAGATCGTGCAATTCCAAAGCCCACCCGACTTGCAGGTGATCGAAGGGATCGACTGA
- a CDS encoding serine/threonine-protein kinase has product MSGQPSTPNPTLLDDASRGFVRRAMAGGLVELDDVKKVVASLLADQTTLTPESLAEGLVAAGILTDWQSQKVLAGKSKGFYLGSYRLLRPLGRGGMGMVFLGEHQIMKRLMALKILPSEQLADERRIQRFKDEARASAQLDHPNIVRAYDCAEAGGKVYIVMEYVDGADLQQAVARDGVMPVATAIDAVRQAAEGLSHAHARGIIHRDIKPSNLMLGRDGVVKVSDMGLARIGFDFDDGGKSSKRLTGTADYVAPEQAIDSRSIDSRADIYSLGCTFYFLLTGRPPFSGSSLQQRLAKHQTAPVPDVRSVRDDCPVAVADLVKRMMAKRPSDRPPSMSDLLVQLKQIRGVPTTDQTGSLRSFAHPDDTTSMATSGQHTVFEESSISSSGGDESGLSGDPTESLDGFDFSDLPDLPAPGAASAADSMGPLGPASPPPPPRAVGRTTGGKAESDGGGNSQQVLLGIGLAFAALALVAVLGMMAYTFSRPLEQSRPRLKQFDSKDGTLIIVDE; this is encoded by the coding sequence ATGTCTGGTCAACCATCGACCCCGAATCCCACCCTGCTGGATGACGCTTCGCGCGGATTCGTTCGGCGTGCGATGGCCGGTGGGCTGGTGGAATTGGACGACGTCAAGAAAGTCGTGGCGTCATTGCTGGCCGATCAGACCACGTTGACCCCGGAAAGCTTGGCCGAGGGTCTGGTGGCGGCCGGGATCCTGACCGACTGGCAATCGCAGAAGGTGCTGGCCGGTAAGAGCAAGGGCTTCTATCTGGGGAGTTATCGGTTGCTGCGGCCGTTGGGCCGTGGCGGCATGGGGATGGTGTTTCTGGGGGAACACCAAATCATGAAGCGTCTGATGGCGCTGAAAATTTTGCCGTCCGAACAGTTGGCCGACGAACGTCGAATCCAGCGTTTCAAAGACGAGGCACGTGCATCGGCCCAGCTGGATCATCCGAACATCGTGCGGGCGTACGATTGTGCGGAAGCCGGCGGCAAAGTGTATATCGTCATGGAATATGTCGATGGTGCGGATTTACAGCAGGCCGTCGCCCGTGACGGGGTAATGCCCGTCGCCACCGCGATTGACGCGGTTCGCCAAGCCGCCGAAGGCCTTTCGCATGCTCATGCCCGGGGGATCATTCACCGTGACATCAAACCATCCAACTTGATGCTGGGGCGTGACGGCGTTGTCAAAGTCAGTGACATGGGGCTGGCACGCATCGGTTTTGATTTTGATGACGGCGGCAAATCGTCCAAGCGTCTGACCGGGACCGCCGACTACGTCGCCCCGGAGCAAGCGATCGACAGCCGCAGCATCGATTCGCGGGCCGATATCTATTCGCTGGGATGCACGTTCTATTTTCTGCTGACCGGTCGTCCACCGTTCAGCGGCAGCTCGTTACAACAGCGGTTGGCGAAGCACCAAACCGCGCCGGTGCCCGATGTCCGGTCGGTTCGTGATGATTGTCCGGTCGCGGTTGCCGATCTGGTCAAGCGGATGATGGCCAAACGGCCCTCGGATCGACCGCCGTCGATGTCCGACCTGTTGGTCCAGCTGAAGCAGATCCGTGGGGTTCCCACGACGGACCAAACGGGATCGCTGCGTTCGTTTGCACACCCCGATGACACCACATCAATGGCAACGTCGGGACAGCACACGGTTTTCGAGGAAAGTTCTATTTCCTCCAGTGGTGGCGACGAAAGCGGTCTCAGTGGCGATCCCACCGAATCATTGGACGGGTTCGATTTTTCGGACCTACCCGATTTGCCGGCTCCCGGGGCTGCGTCCGCTGCTGATTCGATGGGGCCGTTGGGGCCCGCTTCGCCGCCACCGCCGCCACGCGCGGTCGGTCGCACGACGGGTGGAAAAGCGGAATCCGATGGCGGCGGCAACAGTCAGCAGGTCTTGCTGGGGATCGGGTTGGCCTTCGCCGCCTTGGCGTTGGTGGCCGTTTTGGGCATGATGGCGTACACGTTTTCTCGTCCTTTGGAGCAATCCAGGCCGCGGTTGAAGCAGTTCGACAGCAAGGACGGCACCCTGATCATCGTCGACGAATAG